The following proteins are co-located in the Parafannyhessea umbonata genome:
- the secG gene encoding preprotein translocase subunit SecG yields MGALNVFLLIVLAVSAALTIILILMHSGKGTGVSDMIASSMYNSAAGSGIWEKNLDRLTVITAIVFGVTICILALTFPVGTIG; encoded by the coding sequence GTGGGCGCACTCAATGTATTCCTTCTGATCGTTCTTGCCGTGTCTGCCGCACTGACGATCATCCTCATCCTCATGCACTCGGGCAAGGGAACGGGCGTTTCGGACATGATTGCGTCGTCCATGTACAACTCTGCTGCTGGTTCGGGCATCTGGGAGAAGAATCTTGATCGTCTGACGGTCATCACCGCCATCGTCTTTGGCGTGACCATCTGCATTCTTGCGCTCACCTTCCCTGTCGGGACCATTGGCTAG